From one Triticum aestivum cultivar Chinese Spring chromosome 4B, IWGSC CS RefSeq v2.1, whole genome shotgun sequence genomic stretch:
- the LOC123093104 gene encoding UPF0496 protein 1 gives MGNTSSSSAGGSRPHRPTTSSDSGLPHAAAAEELSSYEAACRHDPEVRTFDSTLQRRTSRAISTLAVGVEVRSMSLDSLRGVTGCLLDMNQEVVKVILDCKKDIWKSPELFDLVEDYFESSLHTLDFCTALDKCLKRARDSQLLLHVALQRFDDEDDNDGDAAAAAPAARYARTLHELRQFKAAGDPFTDEFFEAFQAVYRQQLAMLEKLQQRKHRLDKKIKTIKAWRRVSSVIFASTFAAVLICSVVAAAIAAPPVAAALAAAAAIPIGSMGKWIDSLLKGYQDAVRGQKEVVSAMQVGTFIAIKDLDNIRVLINRVEMEISSMVDCVDFAERDEEAVRFGVEEIKKKLEAFMKSVEDLGEQADRCSRDIRRARTVVLQRIIRHPN, from the coding sequence ATGGGAAacaccagcagcagcagcgccggcGGCAGCAGGCCCCACCGGCCGACGACCTCGTCGGACTCGGGGCTGCCGcacgccgcggcggcggaggagctcagCTCGTACGAGGCGGCGTGCCGGCACGACCCGGAGGTGCGCACcttcgactccacgctgcagcgcCGCACCAGCCGCGCCATCTCCACGCTCGCGGTGGGGGTCGAGGTGCGCTCCATGTCGCTCGACTCCCTCCGCGGGGTCACCGGCTGCCTCCTGGACATGAACCAGGAGGTGGTCAAGGTCATCCTCGACTGCAAGAAGGACATCTGGAAGAGCCCCGAGCTGTTCGACCTCGTCGAGGACTACTTCGAGAGCAGCCTCCACACCCTCGACTTCTGCACCGCGCTCGACAAGTGCCTCAAGCGCGCCCGcgactcccagctcctcctccacgtCGCCCTCCAGCGCTTCGACGAcgaggacgacaacgacggcgacgccgccgccgccgcgcccgccgcccggTACGCGCGCACGCTGCACGAGCTGCGCCAGTTCAAGGCGGCCGGGGACCCCTTCACGGACGAGTTCTTCGAGGCCTTCCAGGCCGTGTACCGGCAGCAGCTGGCCATGCTGGAGAAACTGCAGCAGCGCAAGCACCGGCTGGACAAGAAAATCAAGACCATCAAAGCGTGGCGCCGGGTGTCGAGCGTCATCTTCGCGAGCACCTTCGCGGCGGTGCTCATCTGCTCGGTGGTCGCCGCGGCCATAGCCGCGCCGCCTGTCGCAGCGGCATTGGCCGCGGCGGCCGCGATTCCGATAGGGTCCATGGGGAAGTGGATCGACTCGCTGCTCAAAGGGTACCAGGACGCTGTCCGTGGGCAGAAGGAGGTGGTGAGCGCAATGCAGGTCGGGACGTTCATCGCCATCAAGGATTTGGACAACATCAGGGTGCTCATCAACCGGGTGGAGATGGAGATCAGCTCAATGGTCGACTGTGTGGACTTCGCGGAGCGGGACGAGGAGGCGGTCAGGTTCGGGgtggaggagatcaagaagaagctggaggccttcATGAAGAGCGTCGAGGACCTCGGGGAGCAGGCAGACCGGTGTAGCCGAGACATCCGCCGAGCAAGGACCGTCGTGCTGCAAAGGATCATCCGGCATCCCAACTGA